One Rhipicephalus microplus isolate Deutch F79 chromosome 4, USDA_Rmic, whole genome shotgun sequence genomic window carries:
- the LOC119171463 gene encoding uncharacterized protein LOC119171463 has protein sequence MRTLYYVILFCMIASTVMAGFGYGLGYGLGGYGLGYGLGYGLGGYGLGGYGLGGYGLGYGRGYGLGYGGYGLGYGGYGGYGRLGYGRGYYYGR, from the exons ATGAGAACCCTG TATTACGTTATTCTCTTCTGTATGATTGCGTCAACTGTCATGGCTGGCTTCGGATACGGGCTCGGATATGGGCTTGGTGGCTATGGACTTGGCTACGGGCTTGGCTATGGCCTCGGAGGATATGGACTTGGAGGATACGGACTTGGAGGATATGGCTTGGGCTATGGTCGTGGCTACGGTCTAGGATATGGTGGCTACGGGCTTGGCTACGGAGGATACGGAGGATATGGACGTTTGGGCTACGGACGTGGATATTACTACGGAAGATAG